In the genome of Clostridia bacterium, one region contains:
- a CDS encoding peptidoglycan DD-metalloendopeptidase family protein translates to MVFWENLKNKLCVKWFTFGKSRRDRKRKKFTMLIVPHNQAQAVKNISFPYWWLKLGSILGIIVLILVSTLILNYFSLTYLAVENKELREINTQQSKEIKDLKNRTGEMRHKLEGLMEIDREVRAKVGLSEEVVPNVQASRGEAGYLTDNFFWEERVKHFAGQDDQEELEDLKAELVKIDWQLTSQMRHMERLKSEVETRVNRPAQWPLRGYITSPFGMRKDPFDASREEFHNGLDIAGPYGAPIRAAGNGVVTFAGEKGNWGQMVLIAHGLGYVSLYAHNSSLLVEKNEQIVSGQIIARLGDTGRCTGPHLHFGIAKNGEWIDPLEILE, encoded by the coding sequence CATGCTGATTGTACCTCACAATCAGGCACAGGCGGTAAAAAATATTAGTTTCCCCTATTGGTGGTTAAAATTGGGGAGTATCCTGGGTATTATTGTTTTAATTTTGGTTAGTACCCTTATTCTTAATTATTTTTCTTTAACTTATTTGGCGGTGGAGAATAAGGAACTGCGGGAAATTAATACTCAGCAGAGTAAAGAAATAAAGGATTTGAAAAATAGAACTGGAGAAATGCGGCATAAATTAGAAGGTTTAATGGAAATAGACCGTGAGGTTAGAGCTAAGGTAGGTTTAAGCGAAGAGGTGGTTCCTAATGTACAGGCTTCACGGGGTGAAGCTGGTTATTTAACAGATAACTTTTTTTGGGAAGAACGGGTGAAACATTTTGCCGGACAGGATGATCAAGAAGAATTAGAGGATTTAAAAGCAGAACTGGTTAAAATAGATTGGCAGTTAACTTCACAAATGCGGCATATGGAACGTTTGAAATCTGAAGTGGAGACCCGTGTAAATAGACCAGCTCAATGGCCTTTGCGGGGCTACATTACTTCACCATTTGGGATGCGTAAAGATCCTTTTGATGCTAGTCGTGAGGAATTCCATAATGGTTTAGACATTGCCGGCCCTTATGGGGCACCAATACGGGCTGCTGGAAATGGTGTGGTAACTTTTGCCGGTGAAAAAGGCAATTGGGGACAGATGGTTTTAATTGCCCATGGTTTAGGGTATGTGAGTCTTTATGCCCATAATTCTTCTTTACTAGTAGAAAAAAATGAGCAAATAGTTAGCGGGCAAATTATTGCTCGTTTAGGTGATACTGGCCGCTGTACAGGTCCGCATCTTCACTTTGGAATAGCTAAAAATGGGGAATGGATTGACCCCTTAGAAATATTAGAGTAA
- a CDS encoding cell shape determination protein CcmA, with protein MKLKKKMFKRKREKTDNSLGKMNTIIGKGTVCEGIINTAGSLRLDGDFKGEIKVEGDLIVGENAAVDAVIEAN; from the coding sequence GTGAAGTTAAAAAAGAAAATGTTTAAGAGAAAAAGAGAAAAAACAGATAACTCATTGGGAAAAATGAATACAATTATTGGTAAGGGTACAGTTTGTGAAGGTATTATTAATACTGCTGGTTCACTGCGGCTTGATGGTGATTTTAAAGGTGAAATTAAGGTTGAAGGTGATTTAATTGTGGGGGAGAATGCTGCTGTTGATGCCGTAATAGAGGCTAATAA